A stretch of DNA from Lotus japonicus ecotype B-129 chromosome 4, LjGifu_v1.2:
TTGTATGGTAACAAATTTAAGGACATAAGTGCTACACTAATATTTCCACATTCCAGGTACACTTATCATCACTGTTTGAACCTAAGGAGTGTCGATCAAGCACAAAAGATTTCCACAAGGCAAAGAAGCGAGATCGTCTATGAAGGGAAGACTGTCTGAAGACTGCGCGCAACAGCTGTAAAACTCAAAAATATCGTACACAATTTTGGAGAGGAAGTCTCAAGAAAATAAGAAGAGCACGTGATCTGACAAGCTCAAGTACAATGCTGTCAACATCAAGCTGCAATTTTTCATCTCCAATAGATAGAAACCAAGACTCAAAGCTACCTACCAACTATCATACACTCTCATGagcaaaaagtcttcatcaaacactaacatgcatttaatgcacaTGACAAAGGTGCTCAAAAGCACTCGAAGATCCAACGGCTATAATCTACATGAAGAACAAGCTCCAACAGTTATATTCAACCATACTGAAGATCAAGGAATATAGAAGAGAGCTTGAAGACCTCAGAAGATGACGATTGAAACTCAACTAAAATATATTTCATCGTTCCAACCCAACAAAAGGCAAGCAACTCAAGACAAACCTTACAGTCAAATCTTTTTTTATCGTCTGTTGATGTAAGAGAGAATcacctaagagtcaaatcctccACTCAAAATCTCTCTAGAGTTCGAACATAAAGTAGTCCTTAGAGTCAAACCacaattttgttgttgtttgttttgtAAAAGTCTACAATCTctcttgtgagaagagaatCCAGTAGAACCAATTgatcttaaaaaaaatcttaggagaagtccttagaAACTCATCAGGAGGAGTCCTTGTAAACTCGCTAGGAGGAGTCCTTAGAAACtcactaggaggagtccttaaAAACTCGTTGGGAGAAGTCTTGTTGAATACTTGTTGTAGGAGAAGTCTTTGATACTTAATAGTGAAAAATCTCAGTGTTGCTGgggactggacgtagccctcATTATTtgtgggtgaaccaggatatatCGTTGTGTGCTTATTGTCTTTTTCTTTAAACACTTTTATATCCGCTGCTTTCAACGATTGCGAAAACTCTTTCGAAACTTATAATTAtttagaaaatataattttagtgaaaacaattcaaacccccatttcttgtgttacttttcCGATATCATCCTTCGCTAACGCTTCACTTGCTCTACACCAGAATTTAGTTTACGCTGATTTCTGGATGGCACCAGTGGTGTAGAATCAAAAGCTACAATTGGGAGACTCTCCGAATCAGATTTGTTGATTGCTACCTCGCTGCATTGTAAAGACTAAAGATGTTTGATGCACACATAGACACAGGTTTGTGTTTGTACAGTAATTGCCTCCAAAGTCGCTTGCACTTGCATAACAGATTCAGGGCCCCACAACAAAGTTGCTTTTCCCCTGTTTTTTCGAGCAAAATAAGCTTGATACAATGTGACTCTCTTTTTCTCCTTAAATAAATACGAAGAATAAAACTTGGTCCGCCCCATTAAACCATGATACACCTCAACCAAGTTTTCTACATACCACCATTGCCACACTATGCTATTATTCCGGCTGCTCTGTTTCCCACAATAAACTACAAAATCTCGCATATCTGAATTTTGAAAGTGGGGCAACTCCATGATTCCTCCTCACTATAACAGACATCCCTCAAATCACGCAATTTTCGACCCATCTCCTCTGTAACCGTCAAGCTTCATTCATGATACTCTATTGGAAACTGACGCCCTTTTTTCTTGCCTCTCTAGTGTCAATGCCTCTCCATAGTCCTCCTCCTCCATGATTCAGTCACCATCGTTTTTACACCCATAAGCACTCACCGCCTCCTCGCTACCAGAATCGGTGTAAGTTTCAGACTTATTAAGGGGTGGAGGATTGTGGGGGCCAACGAAAAGGGAGAGGATCTAGAAAAAAAACTAAGAGAAACCTACTTATTTGAGTAACATATGCACCTAATGTTTGAAGCAGAGGATAAAACCTACCTAAAGTAGAAAAAAGGCTCCCTAGAGAAGAAGAATCCCCCCAAAGAAGAAAACGACACACTATTGCACAAGGTAAATTCTGGGGtacccttaatttttttttggtgtggTACCCGTATTAAGTAATTCAAtatattattatcatgttattcaagaTAAATACTAcatatttagattttactttacttatcaattaacttcatctcatgaaattcattttttaatgaaaaatgaacgagtggtggaaacgaatgatgatgatggagatgcgcgtaaaacgactatggttgacggatgaacaaagctcagaaaacacaactcGCAAATCTTACGTCCCTAAAAATGAAACGTTGCATTACTACGAtagaacaaaattaaaattttaaccgATACATGATTCTTTTTTACCAAACCAACTCATTTCAGATACCACGCCTTCATTTagcttaaggtaccacaacaagCACCATTGCACAAACCCTAAATTGTGCACCCATTTGGATTTAATAGTAACATTTGGGCCTTCGTGGTATTCAAATTTTGTCCCAACTTCACTCCTATATCATAATGTTCATTGACTTCATCATGCATTgaatttgtaccaaaaaaatcatgaattgaATACTCCTATAGTCTTATTTATTCATTAACAAAAAATCAGTGAATGATAGCTGACGACACTCACGACAGGACAATGGAGGAGGCAGGTAGTAGCAATGGTAAAAGTCAATATTACCTAGTTGTGACAGTGGTGTCAATGGTGGTGgtagaaggtggtggtggtggcaacaataatggtggtggaggaggtcACAACAATCGTGGTGGTGGAGGCTTAgagggtgttggtggtggtgcggGTTATCGTGCCAGcgtcggtggtggtggagatggtggtgatggcgatgaAAGTGGTGGTGGTCGTGGTGGTGAATGTTACATGGCGGCAAGAATAATGATTACAGCGGTAGTAGAGGTGGTAGTAGTGGTAGTCATGGCGGTGACAACAATAGTGGTGGAGGCGATGGTATTGTAGGGTGGAGGTGGCAACGACAGTGGTGATGGTGGCGGTGACAATGGTGGCAATTGTGGAGGTAGCAGCAAtggtggagatggtggtggtgatgaaagTGATGGCGATAAGGACGGTGGTGTTGGTAGGTGGAGtgaggtgg
This window harbors:
- the LOC130710631 gene encoding glycine-rich cell wall structural protein 1.0-like, whose translation is MEEAGSSNGKSQYYLVVTVVSMVVVEGGGGGNNNGGGGGHNNRGGGGLEGVGGGAGYRASVGGGGDGGDGDESGGGRGGECYMAARIMITAGGGGNDSGDGGGDNGGNCGGSSNGGDGGGDESDGDKDGGVGRWSEVEGGGGGCSDGGSADDVGGDGDNISDGVVTMGSGSNVTWY